One Actinomycetospora corticicola genomic window, CCTTCTCCCTCGGCCGCTGGGGGATCCCGGTCAACGTCGTCGCAGTCGTGTTCGGGATCTTCCTGCTGGTGAACGTCGGCTGGCCGCGGGCGGCCGTCTACGACCCGGACGGGTCCGGCGGGTGGTTCCTGCAGTACTCCGCGCTGATCGCCGTCGTCGTGATCCTCGCGCTCGGCCTCGTCGCCTACCGCGTTGTGGCTTCGCCAGGTGAGCAGAAAGGGGGGCTATAGCCCCCCTTTCTGCTCACACGCGCGGAGCGCACCTACGCCTGCGGGCCCCAGGCGTGCCGGTCGCGGGCGGCGGGCTTCTTCCCGAGGTGCCCCTCCCGCACCAGCACGCCCAGGGAGTCCAGCACGATCCGCGAGCTCATCAGCGCGGTCTGCTCGGCCCAGTCGTAGGGCGGCGAGCACTCCACGATCTCCAGCCCGGACAGCCCGGCGGCGGAGATCAGGCGGATGAGGTTGAGGGCCTCGCGCGGCAGCAGGCCCCCGGGCTCGGGCCACCCCGTGCCGGGCACGAACCCGGCGTCCAGGACGTCGATGTCGAACGACAGGTAGACCGCCTTCGCGCCCTTCCACGCGAGCTCGAGGGCGGTCTCCGCGATCTTCTCCACGCCCACCCGCTCGACGTCGCCGATCGTCATGATCGACGTGCCGCGCTCCCGGCCGACCTTCACCCCGGCCCGGGGCGACTGCCACCCGCCGATGCCGATCTGCACCAGGTTGGTGGCCGGCGCGTTGGCGATGTTGGTCGCGTGGAACCAGGGCGTGGTGTGCATCCGCTCGTCGAGGTCGGTCTCCTGCGTGTCGACGTGGCGGTCGAAGTGGATGATGCCGATGTTGCCGTCGACGTGCGGCGCGATCCCGCGGATCGTCGGGTAGCCGATGGAGTGGTCGCCGCCCAGGACCACCGGGAACACCCCGCGCGAGTACACGTGGGAGATCGCCTGGCTGATCTGGTCGAACGACTTCTCCAGGTTGCCCGGGATGGTGAAGACGTCCCCGATGTCGACCATGTTCAGCTGCTCGCGCAGGTCGACACCCAGCTCGTAGCAGTAGGTGCCGAACAGGTTGGTCGACCGACGGATGCCCTGCGGCCCGAAGCGCGTGCCCGGCCGGTAGGTGGTGCCGGCGTCCACCGGCGCCCCGAAGATCGCGACCTCGGCGTCGTCGACCTGGTTGACGTCCTCCAGGTACGGCGCGTTGAGGAAGGTGCCCCGCTCACCCGCGAAGTGCGGCAGCTCGCCGCGGGAGAACGTCGGGATCGTGCGGTCGACGAGGGTCGGCGAGCCGGAGAGGCCGAAGGCCAACCCGCGCTCGATCTCCTCGTCGTGGCGGAACAGCGAGATCGCCGCTTCCGCCTCCTGGGCCCACCGGCCTTCGGACTGCGCGAAGGCATCGCTGTGGGAGTGGCCCTGCTCGGACATCGGTCACCTCACCGTGGCCGTCTTTGCAGGGTCCGGTACGGCCACCCTCGTCGGCGGAGACCGAGGCGGCCTCGGGAGGGAAATTAGCACGGTCGTCCGTCCGTCCGACCCCGTCGCGGACGGCCCGTCGGGGGCCGTGGCGCCCACATGTGGACATGCATCGACACGTGCTAGCTTCGCCCGTGTGGAGCAGAACGAGACGCTCGCCTTCGACGCGCTGTCCGACCGTGTGCGGCGGCGCATCCTCGCCGCGCTGGGCGAGGAGGGCGAGCTGAGCGTCGGTGAGATCGCGGCGCGGATCGACGCCGTCGGCCGCACCACGGTGTCGAGCCACCTGCGCGTGCTGCGGACCTCGGGGCTCGTGCGTGAGCGCCGCGACGGGCGCAACCGCTTCTACTCCCTCGACACCGACGGCGCCGTCCGCGATGCTTTCGTGTTCCTGCAGTCCATCCTCCGCCAGGGCATCACCGACGCCGTCCCCGCCGCCGAGGACCCCCGGGGGGCGCAGGAGACCGGCTGAGCAGACCACGCGTGTCGTGGGGGACCCGATGGACACCACCACCGTCGCCGTCGAGCACACGGTGGCGCTCACCCCGCACGCGCTGTTCGCGCTGTTCGGGGCCGGTCCCGCGGCGGGCTGGCTGTTCGGCGCGCACTGCGACGACGTCCGCGTCGGGGCGCCGGTCAGCCTGCGGCTCCCGGTGGATCCCGACGGCCGCCACGAGGTCGAGGTCCTCGGCCGGCTGGCGCGCGTGGTCCCGGGCGTCCTGCTCGACATCGAGCACTCCCAGCCCTGGCGGGGCCGCCTGAGCCTGCGCCTCGCGCCCGTCGGCGCCGGCCGCACGCGCGTGCGGCTGCGCGCGGACGTCCCGACCGAGGGGCTGGAGTGGCTGCTCCACCGGCGCGGAATCCCGCTGCCGGAACCTCCCGACGACGGGTCGCTGCGGCTCGGGGCGATCACCAACGCGTCCGGGCCCGGCGCGGTGTACTCCCTGTCGGCCGAGCTGATGGCCGAGCTCGCCGTCGCGGAGGTCAACGCCGACGGCGGGATCGCGGGCCGCCCGGGCCGCCTCGTCGTCGCGGACGACGGCACCGACGCCCGGCAGGCCGCGACCGAGGCGGTCCGCATGGCGCGGCTGGGCTGCCGGGCGGTCTTCGTCAACAGCACCTCGGCGAGCTTCGAGGCGGTCCGCCGCGCGCTCGCCGGCCGCGACGTCCTGGTGGTGCACTCGGTGCTGAACGAGGGCGGCGGCACGTCACCGACCGCGGTGCGGTTCGGGGAACGGCCGCGAGCCCAGCTCGAGGCGCTGGTCGGTCCCACGATGGCGACGACGGGCGGCCGGCGCTGGTTCCTCGTCGGCGAGGACTACGTCTGGTCGCACGGGGTGCACGCCGCCGCCCGCCGGGTGGTCGACCGGGCCGGCGGCGAGGTCGTGGGGGAGTCGCTCACCCCGCTGGGCACCGGCGACTTCACGGCGGTGCTGGAGCGGATCCGCACCTCGGGGGCGGACCTCGTGCTGAGCAGCCTCATCGGCGCCGACGAGGTCGCCTTCGAGCGGCAGTCCGCGGACGCCGGGCTGCGGGACACCGTGCGCACCGTCGCGCTGGTCCTCGACGAGTCGACGCTCGCCCACATCGGCCCGGCGGCCGGGCAGGGCCTGCGCACCGCCCTGGCCTACTTCGAGGACGGCCCGATCGCCGGCAACGACGGGTTGCAGCAGCGCTACCGCGCGGCGTACGGCACGTGGGCGCCGGCGATCACGGCCCTGTCCGAGACGGTCTAC contains:
- a CDS encoding agmatinase family protein; the encoded protein is MSEQGHSHSDAFAQSEGRWAQEAEAAISLFRHDEEIERGLAFGLSGSPTLVDRTIPTFSRGELPHFAGERGTFLNAPYLEDVNQVDDAEVAIFGAPVDAGTTYRPGTRFGPQGIRRSTNLFGTYCYELGVDLREQLNMVDIGDVFTIPGNLEKSFDQISQAISHVYSRGVFPVVLGGDHSIGYPTIRGIAPHVDGNIGIIHFDRHVDTQETDLDERMHTTPWFHATNIANAPATNLVQIGIGGWQSPRAGVKVGRERGTSIMTIGDVERVGVEKIAETALELAWKGAKAVYLSFDIDVLDAGFVPGTGWPEPGGLLPREALNLIRLISAAGLSGLEIVECSPPYDWAEQTALMSSRIVLDSLGVLVREGHLGKKPAARDRHAWGPQA
- a CDS encoding metalloregulator ArsR/SmtB family transcription factor, with the protein product MEQNETLAFDALSDRVRRRILAALGEEGELSVGEIAARIDAVGRTTVSSHLRVLRTSGLVRERRDGRNRFYSLDTDGAVRDAFVFLQSILRQGITDAVPAAEDPRGAQETG
- a CDS encoding ABC transporter substrate-binding protein — protein: MDTTTVAVEHTVALTPHALFALFGAGPAAGWLFGAHCDDVRVGAPVSLRLPVDPDGRHEVEVLGRLARVVPGVLLDIEHSQPWRGRLSLRLAPVGAGRTRVRLRADVPTEGLEWLLHRRGIPLPEPPDDGSLRLGAITNASGPGAVYSLSAELMAELAVAEVNADGGIAGRPGRLVVADDGTDARQAATEAVRMARLGCRAVFVNSTSASFEAVRRALAGRDVLVVHSVLNEGGGTSPTAVRFGERPRAQLEALVGPTMATTGGRRWFLVGEDYVWSHGVHAAARRVVDRAGGEVVGESLTPLGTGDFTAVLERIRTSGADLVLSSLIGADEVAFERQSADAGLRDTVRTVALVLDESTLAHIGPAAGQGLRTALAYFEDGPIAGNDGLQQRYRAAYGTWAPAITALSETVYESIHRYARVRHLDPSGSAGDHGRALMRRRAGAVDVVGARDLVAPRLYVAEATAGRLRVVGEAF